The genomic interval GCTTGGCGGACGATGCGACTTTGTTGGCTGAACTGACTCAATGGACCGACAAGTACGCGTGAGGTGAGGTCAGGGTATGTCAGCCTGGAAAGGCTGACGTACGAGTGACTGACTTACTTTTTCCCATTCCCAGCGGAGCGGACTGCATGCGATTGATTTTGATGGGCACCGGACCTTTTGCGGTACCTTCCTTTGACGCCCTCCGAGCAGCCGGTCACGAGATTGCATTGGTCGTGACCAAACCCGAGCCGCAGGTCCGTAGTCGCAAAGGACCGCCGCCGGCACCGGTTCGCCAATGGGCGACGGAGAATGACTTGCCCGTGTTCGACCCGGTCAGCATCAATGAGTCGGATGCGATCTCGCACATCACATCGCTGCGTGCGGACTTGCTCGTCGTTTGCGACTACGGGCACATTTTGGTCTCCGGCGCTTTGGCAGCGGCCCCGCTGGGCGGGATCAATCTGCACGGTTCGTTGCTGCCCGCCTACCGAGGCGCCGCACCGGTTCAGCGAGCCCTGCTCAGCGGCGATCGCGTTACCGGTGTCACGGTGATCCACATGACGCCCAAGCTCGATGGTGGTCCTATCTTGGCGTCAGTGGAGACCCCGATCCGAGACGATGAAACCGCCGGTGAATTAGAAACACGTCTTTCTGAACTCGGCGTTGCGATCACGTTGCGATCGGTCGAAATGCTGGCACAGTGGGATCGACAGAGCGAGATCGGAGAACCGCAGGATCCGGCGAAAGTCAGCAAAGCCCCACGGTTGAACAAGGCCGAGGCAAACATCGACTGGACCCGCACGGCACGTGAAATCGACTGCCTCGTCCGCGGCATGCAGCCCTGGCCGGTCGCCTTCACTCACGTGGCGACCCACCCGGACAAGCCACCGGTGCGGCTGGCGATCTTGGAGGTCGAAGCGGTTGAGGCCGATACATCCGGTCTCCAGCCGGGCCAAATACTCGGCGATGGAAACTTTTCTGTCGCGGTGGGTGATGGTGCGATCGCCGTCAAAAGGCTGTGTCCTGCGGGAAAACGCGAGATGGGAGGAGAAGAGTTTCTGCGTGGACATCAGCTCGGCCGTGGAACACCGCTGTCGTGAAACCGGAATCAGCAGGTTTGGTTTCAAGATGTAACGATTGTCCGGCCGATACGCATTGCAACGACTATTCTCGTTCCGCTTTTGCACTGTTGACGCAGTTTCGACTGGAAGGCACCCAAGCCATGAGCCGCACCACCAAACCTGGACCGATTGCCCGAACCGCCGCGATGCTGATTGTCGCTGGAGGATTGCTGGCCAGCACCGGGTGTCAAGTCTCGATGAACGGCCAGAACCTGCCAAGCCCCTACTATTTGCAGGACGACATCCAGTATTTCCCAGCCGGGCCAGAGTTTAAACTCAGCCGTGAAGCTGCCGCGCTGCGGGCCGCAAGGGCTCAGGAGAAACTGGATCGGCAGTAACGTCCAAGTAGTCTGGGACAGCTAGAAGTTAGGGTTTGCCGACGTGGATCTTGCCAAAGATCCCACCGCTACAGGATCTTTAACAAGATCCACTACCCTAAAGATAAGTTGTCCCAGACCACTAAGTACTTTCTGCTGAGTCCCGTTTGGATCCTGCTCCCATCAATCCGTATCAAGCACCTCAACCGTCCGTTGAGGTGCCGACACTGGAACGTCTGCTCGGCTCCGAACCGCTACGGTTTGAGTTCACGCTGACGGACCAGGGTATCCGACGCGCGTTGCGAACCACTCAAATCCGCCCGGAGATCATCAATCTACGCGGCGGCTGCGGATTTCTTGCCATTGTGCCACTCGCGTTCCTCACGTTCGCACTCTTGGTCGGCGGCACAAGCCTGTTGATGCTCGGATTCACCATCGTCATTTTTTCGATGAGTGTCTTTCCGACGCTTTATTTGATGCGCACGCTGGTCAAAGCACACCAGCATATCACGGGGCCGGCTCGTGGTTGGATCGATGCGACATCGCTGCATATCGAGCAAGCGAACCAGACACGCATCATGTATTTCGATGCATTGGTTTCCGCAAAACACTCTCAGGACTGGTGGGCGCTGTCTTTCGAACAGACCCGCAGCCAAATGGAGTTCTTGCCCCGGTCCGCGTTCACCGATCAAGGTCGACTGGAGGACACGATCACAGTCGTTGATCAGTTGATGCCGGACACGAAACCACAGCCCGTGGACCTGCGTCGATTGGAATTGCCGACAAGGCCTCTGGAATTCACGCCGGGTGACAACGCGATCCTCTACTCTGGCAAACTCTACATGGAGGATTTGGTCAACACCGAGTTCATGTCGATCAACCGGAGGGCGGCTAAGATTTCATGGTTCATCGTGCTGCTCATCTTGATCGCAGCGATTGTGATCAGTGTGACGCTTGGCGACAGTTTTTTTACCGCACTCACTGCAGTGGTTTACGTGTCGGTATTCTTGCTGCTCATCGTCAGAGCATACCTCAAGATCCGCAGAGCCAAGAAACACAGCCGCGACGACACCCAGGACAAACAGATCGTGTGGTGTTCCCGCGGCTGGTTTGACGCTGACGGCATCGTGTCCTCCACGATCTCCGGTGAATCCAAAACGAAATGGGCTCACTTCACCAAAGCCGAAGTGACTGATCGCGTGATCGCATTGCAGAGTCCATCGCCCAGAGCTTGGCATCTCTTTGGCCGAGATCAATTCGAAAACGACGAGCAGTGGGGCAACGCGACTGATTTGGTTCGAAACAGCGGCTTGTTGATTGAATCGTAGGTAGGTCACTCTTGACCGAACTGGTGCACTTAGGCAGGAAAGAGTGACTAGTGCATCGTCCAGTCTTAGAACGTGGGTTCGGTAGATGAGCCGTTTTGGCGTTAGCCACGGTTTTCGTGACACAACCGTGGCTATCGCCAAAACGGCTAACCCCAAAATCAAGACCGGACGATGCACTAGTGCATGGGCGCCTGTCACCACGACGCAAGTGGTAGTATCGACTTGGTTTACGTTGAAAGTAGGACGTTAGGTTTTGCCGATAGGGGATCTTGCCAAAGATCCCACCGCTACATGATCTTTAACTACCCTACAGATATGCTACAGGATCTTTAACAAGATCCACTACCCTACAGATATGTTGTCCCAGACCACTAGCCTAGTGATCTCACCGGTCGCCTTCTTTGTCATTGGCGTCGAATTGACAACAATCATGCGCTCTGCTCGACTAAAATCTCTGTCAGTCGACCCTCTGCCCCTCAATTTCGGACCAACATCATGCGACTCGGGATCTGTCTGCTCCTGGCCATTGCTGCCACTTGTCTGTTTGTAAACAGCTCCAACGCTCAAGGCCTGGACTCGGCCAAGCAATCGGTTGTCGCTTTCGACATCCAGATCGCCAAAATCCGCAGTGGATCTCTGGCGCAAAAAATGCACTTTGACGACATGATCGCCGAAGCTCAGCGTAACCAGCGAATGAATGAAGTCGACCTGACCAAGGTTGACCGAATCATCGGCTCGGTCAGTGCACCTGAAGGTATCGCTGCCGTTGCCGGAATGGGGCGTGGCGATAATCTCCCGATGGACTTCTTTGTGAGAATTCTGTTCAGCGATGCCGCTGGTGCAGAAAAGATGTATCAAGAGTTCCTGGGTAAGAGCAAAGTCGTGGAAGCCAATGGACGCACTTTTCTGAGACCCAAAACGGAGAACGATCCACAGAACATTTCGATTTGCCGCATCGACCCCAAGACGATCGAGTTTGGTACCGATGGATACGTGATGCAAACCACACGAAACTTTCGCACCGATAAGCTAACAGCGACCTGGAACGCGATGCCCAACAGCCCCGTGCGTGTTGCCGTGGACTTGGATGGCGCTCAAGCGTTGATTACAGAAGCCGTTGCGATGGCACAGCAGCAGTTGCCGCCCCAAGCGATGATGTTTGTGGACATGGTGACCAAGATGTCGACGCTCAGCATCGTCGCAGATCCCGATGACAGTCCAATGTTGTTGTTGACCACGACCGGTAAAGACGCCGAAGCAGCCACAGCGATAGAAGCCACACTGAACGGAGTCCTGGGTATGGCTCGCGTCGGTGGCCAACAAGCCGTTGACTCGATGAAAGAGTCGGATCCCGAACTGGCAGCAGCCGGAGCCTCCATCTTGGCAAGCCTGCAAGCAAAACGAAATGACTCTGTCGTCACAGTCGAAATCCAACGTCCTGCGGGATTGGAGGAAGCCTTGTCGGCAGCGATCACCAAAGCACGAGGCACGGCCCAACGAATGAAGGGCATGAACGACGTCAAACAAGTCGCTTTGGCGATTCATAATTTCGAAGCCTCCTATGGCCGACTGCCATGGGCGCCCTTGAACGACCAAAGCGATGATTTGAGCTGGCGGGCCAGGGTGTTGCCGTTTGTGGAGCAAGCCCGCTTGTACGACCAGCTGGACATGACGAAGGGAGCTGCCGATGCGCCCAACAGCCAATTTGCCGATCAGATGCCGATCGTGTTCGGTGCGGACGGATCGCACTCAGGCATCTACACGGTTTCTCACGACGTGATGCCGAGTCGATTTCGTGACATCATCGACGGCATGTCCAACACGATCATGTTGATTCAAACCGATGGCGACGTGCCGTGGCTGAAAAAGGGTGATTTGACGATCGATGAAGCCGTCACCGTGATCACTTCGTTGCCACCGGGACAATCCGTCAACGTCGGCTTCTACGACGGCAGCGTCCGGGCGATGGACTCCAGCGCCTCAGCCGACAACCTCCGCGCGATGATGACCTACAACGGCAAAGAAGTCATCGAGTTTTAGTAGTGGTAGGTCATGCTCTGCATGACATAAACCTGTGTCGGGCTTGCTATCGTTTGACCCGTAGCCGAAGGCGTAGGAAGCACCACCAACAGGATTGCACCGCAGCGTCATAAGCCGCGTCCGCCTACGCCTTCGGCTGCGGGTCAAACGCAGTGGTCGGTCATGCTCTGCAGGACCGACCACCGCTTACCTTGCATCGATGACTTCGATTCTTGGTTCGGCCAAGTACACGATCGGCATGTCGCCGGTGTCGGTTGTGAAGTAGGGAATGTGATAGATGCCACATCGAAGTTGTCCGCCGCCGGTCGGGTCGACTTGTTGCCATCCGGTTTCTTCGCGATAGAACTCGGCCCAGATGTGTCCGGCGCTGCCGTAAAACCAACCGCCAATCTGTCTGCTGGGGACACCGGCGGCGCGAGCCAGGGTGACGAAGCAATCGGAGAAGTCCCAGCAGTGACCGAAACGCTGGTTAAGAACCTGCAGTGTTCCCCATCGTGACCCGGTTTGCCCGGAGTACTTGAGGTTTCGGCCGGGGGCGAGCCATTGCAGAATCGCCATGGCTTTGGCGCCATTGGAGTCTCGACCGGCTGTGATCTGTTTGGCAAGTTCAACGATCTGAGGTTCATCGGCCGGCCAAAAAGTTGTAGCTGCGGTCATTTCGCGTCCGGGAGGCTCGCGTTGTTGCGTCAGCCCGGTCATGCCAACGGTCACGTCCATCGCGGTCGTCACATAGGGGACGCCG from Stieleria varia carries:
- the fmt gene encoding methionyl-tRNA formyltransferase → MRLILMGTGPFAVPSFDALRAAGHEIALVVTKPEPQVRSRKGPPPAPVRQWATENDLPVFDPVSINESDAISHITSLRADLLVVCDYGHILVSGALAAAPLGGINLHGSLLPAYRGAAPVQRALLSGDRVTGVTVIHMTPKLDGGPILASVETPIRDDETAGELETRLSELGVAITLRSVEMLAQWDRQSEIGEPQDPAKVSKAPRLNKAEANIDWTRTAREIDCLVRGMQPWPVAFTHVATHPDKPPVRLAILEVEAVEADTSGLQPGQILGDGNFSVAVGDGAIAVKRLCPAGKREMGGEEFLRGHQLGRGTPLS
- a CDS encoding DUF1559 domain-containing protein → MRLGICLLLAIAATCLFVNSSNAQGLDSAKQSVVAFDIQIAKIRSGSLAQKMHFDDMIAEAQRNQRMNEVDLTKVDRIIGSVSAPEGIAAVAGMGRGDNLPMDFFVRILFSDAAGAEKMYQEFLGKSKVVEANGRTFLRPKTENDPQNISICRIDPKTIEFGTDGYVMQTTRNFRTDKLTATWNAMPNSPVRVAVDLDGAQALITEAVAMAQQQLPPQAMMFVDMVTKMSTLSIVADPDDSPMLLLTTTGKDAEAATAIEATLNGVLGMARVGGQQAVDSMKESDPELAAAGASILASLQAKRNDSVVTVEIQRPAGLEEALSAAITKARGTAQRMKGMNDVKQVALAIHNFEASYGRLPWAPLNDQSDDLSWRARVLPFVEQARLYDQLDMTKGAADAPNSQFADQMPIVFGADGSHSGIYTVSHDVMPSRFRDIIDGMSNTIMLIQTDGDVPWLKKGDLTIDEAVTVITSLPPGQSVNVGFYDGSVRAMDSSASADNLRAMMTYNGKEVIEF